A single Elaeis guineensis isolate ETL-2024a chromosome 15, EG11, whole genome shotgun sequence DNA region contains:
- the LOC140854097 gene encoding uncharacterized protein: MKKYADRGRRGREFQVGDQVLLKLTPQIWKKISSKMVHQGLVPKYDGPFEIVKKVGAVAYRLQLPARLKIHPTFHVSFLKPFYQDGGEGVPSRRQMKRAPPTIRTEYTREVEKILDCRVLGQSKKNRRVEYLVKWSGVPGNETSWEKETSLWQFEQQVQEFLASRPIGMLASSSGGGLSQG, from the coding sequence ATGAAGAAATATGCAGATCGAGGAAGGCGTGGTCGGGAGTTCCAGGTTGGGGATCAGGTATTGCTGAAGCTGACTCCCCAGATTTGGAAGAAAATCAGTAGCAAGATGGTGCATCAGGGTCTAGTTCCCAAGTACGACGGGCCATTTGAGATCGTCAAGAAGGTTGGTGCAGTGGCATACCGATTACAGCTGCCCGCCAGATTGAAAATCCATCCGACTTTCCATGTGAGTTTCTTGAAGCCATTTTACCAAGACGGAGGTGAAGGAGTGCCTTCACGGCGACAGATGAAGCGTGCCCCTCCGACAATCAGAACGGAGTACACACGCGAGGTGGAGAAAATACTTGATTGTCGGGTCTTGGGGCAAAGCAAGAAGAACAGGAGGGTGGAGTACTTGGTGAAGTGGAGCGGAGTTCCAGGTAATGAGACCAGCTGGGAGAAGGAGACTTCCCTCTGGCAATTCGAGCAGCAGGTACAAGAGTTTTTAGCTTCCCGACCAATAGGGATGTTGGCTTCATCAAGTGGGGGAGGTTTGTCACAGGGCTGA